The window CCAATTTGGTGCGTGCTTGTGGATGACATGGCTTGCGTAGTGTAGTGGGTTTGTTGAGAGTTGAGACCACTAAACTAGAAAAAGAATCTAAGCTGCCTTTTGGGCTTTAGTGGCTTGCAAGGTCTGTTGGTTTATTTAGGAGCCCAAACTGACGGTTGCAACCGCCAGATGGAGGGAGGATTATGTCCTGTTTAAGACAATGATATTCTAATCTCAAAGAATATTAAGGATGTTAAAATGGATTGAATTGATCCATGTAACATGCTTCAACCAGTTGAATAAGTTGAGAGGTTTAACCCACCAACCTGCACAACCCAATGGTCAAACGACAGGTTGAATATAGTTTTCCAGTCCTTTGGCCTTTCTTTGAAGTTTGAAGTAAATTAATGTAGATGAATAAATCATTATGATTTGAttaactttttttggtttaaaattgTGAAGTGTCATAGGCAAAATTTTGgagtaattataatttaaaacaaataaacatacCTTGGAAATTTATTATCATCTTTTAAATATCAACTattgagttaaaaaatatattatatttttttaacgactaattttataatattaattttttaacaggTTAGTCGGTTGACTCAACCTAATTTATCAATTGATTGATTAAGATAGAGTCCAATTCAATCTAATTCATTTTTCGATAAGTCAGATTAGATTGAGTAgttgatataaataaaattgataaatttatcatatatatgattgaataattatgtaaaatgttTTATACCATCAATTAGTGTAtaacatttttctctctctcatatatatatatatatatatatatatatatatataaacttttttcttaaaaaatataaactaaaattaatatatacacaatctacagtaaataattttaaatgaaaatatgaaaaaaatttaaatgaaaatcatgtatataatttttttaggggTAGAAACATGTATATAATAACAACACGAATATTGTATTATACAGTTACAATAAATGTTAATAATGAgagaatattttatttcctcAAATTCATATTCTACTTTCCTATAAAACGTATTTTCCTAttagtaataaatatatattattttatcctgATTTTCAACGACGTTAGgtaacttcttctttttttccttatttttaattctttattttttcatcttttttttattttattaaaaggacTCGCCAAAAAAGTTAAGAGACGttaacctataaaaaaaattaaaagttaaaaaccaaaattctaaaaaatttagagactaaaagTTAGTAAATCTTAAAAGTTAATATTTACcttaaatatatatagagaggCTGAATATAAATATCCCTTGAGTTGCATAGGTCAAATGCACACTAGTTTATTGAAACAGATTACCTTTGGCCCGTGACAATTTAGGTGGTGACTACTAGACCGATGGAATGGAATGCAAAGAACATTTCAGTTCACCCCGTTAAGTGGTAAGTAACATTTGATTTTCCCCATAAAAACAaacctttttcattttcaaatccCATAACCACAAACACAAATCCATCCAAGATTTCCCCCttgtaagagagagagagaagaagaaaaaaaaaacagtgtcCTATAGCACCCCACCATGGGAACCCACCAAGCATTTCTTTTTATCGTGTCTCTCCATCCTATATATGACCCATAAGCACACACAAGTGTCATTCACAGTCCCattatttatctttcatttttttaggcTCATAAATCTTTTTATGGGTTTCAGGATCACTACTACTCTGTCTCTGCTCTGCCTGTTTTGGTTCTTGTCCCTGCACCAAGCAAGAGCTGCAAAGTTCCACAATGTGAGTGGCTTGAGAGGGAATAATCTAGTTGTAGCAAATGGGTGCAATTTGTTCCTGGGAAGTTGGGTGGTTGACACTTCTTATCCTCTCTATAACTCTTCAACATGCCCTTTCATTGATCCCCAGTTTGATTGCCAAAAGTATGGAAGACCTGACAAGCAGTACCTCAAATACGCTTGGAAACCTGAATCATGTGCCTTACCCAGGTATTGCCAACTTTCTGAATTCATATATTAACATTGTTCCCAGATTCAATATTTATGAAAGGGAAAAAACAACGAAACTTTGATgtgatttcttaattatttttttgtactaTTTTTCAGTTACTATTAGTGTTATTAAAGGTCAGCATAAGTTGGCGTGAAATTGTAGTTTTGATCAAAGTACAACTTTgaaataattacattttatgTTTTGAACAATATGGAAACATATTTGAGCACTAGTTTATATAGGTAACATTGAAATATAGCTTTCATATGTTGTATCTCCatttttccacaaaaaaaataacttgaaatAGATTAATAGTATGTTTGGATTCACGGTAAGAATAAAATCTGGTGATATCATCACAAAAGTAATTATTTGTTGCTTCAGAAAATCATGGCAAGTTCAACTCAGCTTGTTACCAAACATTCACTAACCAAGTGAATTTTGGAAGTGCTTGATAAATGGGATTTGGCAATAATTCTTCAATTTGATTCTGTGGAAGAGACCAACCACTTTTGTTTCCAGATTTCACGTTGAATAGCACAATTGAGAAACATGTTTAACCTTTTACTCTCTTGTATATCAGCCTActcatgtttgtttgtttttttttggtccCTCTATTATTCTTATGCCAAACTGTGAGGGAACATGACTAATAAAACTCTTCTAGAAAGTGTTTGATAAATGACTTTTTGTAAATATCACAGCGATATTTCTGGTGTAGGTTCGATGGTGTGGATTTCCTGAACAGGTGGAGGGGTAAGAAGATAATGTTTGTGGGTGACTCACTGAGTCTGAATATGTGGAGATCACTGACCTGTGTGATTCACGCGTCGGTGCCAAATGCCAAGACCGGCTTTTTGAGAAATGAATCACTGTCCACTGTGACCTTCCAGGTTTGCTTTtgtattacttttattttcatatcgTTGTCTCATTAATTCTCTTCATTTTTCATCTCCTTATTTGCTTCTCAATTATGCTCCatgttggttcttcctttgtTAATTTCCTAGTTTTCTCCAGCCCCATGTTTTACAAAATTCAAGCTAGATTTTGAgataaaaactagaaaaaatgttactttttttttggtacaataAGTGACCATAAAGTCTAAACTTAAAACTTTAAGTAAGCTAATTAGCTTGACCCAAATGGCCAATGGGTTAGAAAAAATGTAAACCACACATGACACTTGTCATTTTTAATATAGAAATGTAGAAATGAGGTTGGAAGGGAAGCTAGATTGAATTTtccatttttgaattttttttcttccaaaagtTGATAGGCGGAAGGTCGGAACTACATGGATTTAAGTATGCGAAAAACATTGCCAACAAAGTTACGGGGGCGGATATGATGAACTAACGCTTTAATAATATACCTTTGAATAGTTCCTTAGGCAAGAGAAGATTCCTTTTGCTGGGCCACGAGCAATCAAATGttcaaaataaagaatagaaataaaaagtaccaatgtcccaaaagaaaaagaggagaaAACAACCGCCAATAGTAATTTTCATTGTAGGGAACCCAAAATTCTACTTATTATTAGGAGAAGGACCTGACTTTGACAATAAATTGTAGAATTTATCTAAGGTAGATGACAGATTGTGCATGCCAACCTGTGATTACAACTTGGAGACTCCCGCAATTATTTGGTTCATTATGTTAGTTTGTTTGATATCAATCACTGAACATGACACTGTAGTTGGCATGGCTTGCTATTTGAAAACGATTTATATGGCGTGTTAATATTGTTAAGctacaaaatacataaaattttaaagctcTAAATTTCAGATCTCAATCACTAGGTAGCAATTCCCAAGTATATTGACATTAGGTGGAAACGCAAATGAATTCAGCTAAAGCTCTGATCAGAGCGATCTAGTGTCTTGCCGCCCTGTAAATTTTATTCTGAGAATTATTCACGTGAAGAAGTTGACAAATCTTGCAGTTTGAATAATCACCGTTTTCCAGTGCTTTATAGTTAACTACTCCAATAAATATATAGTATATCCCTCTAATTTTAGCTTTATTTTACCTAATTGTCCTCGcttctatttttatatatataaaagtatattcaaattatatctctttcatattttcttagttgacttttattttgttgataatttattattttaattctttactaatcaatttcaaaatgatagtgaaaattattattaacatataatagttaataattaattattaataattataaaagtgtGTAGCATAAAGTGAAAGGATagcattattatatttaaaaagtgACTTTGACAGAACAGAACAGAACATGGTTGTAGTCTTGtagattgttattatttttcacgtgaATATTTTATGCATACCAATACATGCTTCCCCTTTTGAAAATGATGTTATGTCGAATTACTTTAGATCACTTTCATACTGTGataattattgaaaacaaaattagacATGAAGTATGTTAGATCTTTATCGTTTCTTGTTTTATAATAACGGGATGAGGTTATGTTGAAgatagaaaaatttaattttctttatcaccatcatcatcatatttGATACTTTTTCCTAGAATAAGAGATCATGCAAAATCCATATGTAAGCAAAAacatgtgtttttattttattgttaaaaagtaatacaaaaataatatatgaatatcagttaacttttattttatatataagaattggATTTGGATGAATGCTTATCGTGAGTTCTAGTTGTTATGCActttatttattgtttggtTTGTCATATAGTATCTCATATGTGGGTATAATGTAAATGCAAATTGACACTGAGCCATGCAAAGTGTATTGATAATGATTAGCCATTGGGTGACTTTGTGCAGGACTATGGACTAACTATACAGCTATACCGCACACCGTATTTGGTAGACATAATTCGAGAAAATGTGGGGCCAGTGCTTACATTGGACTCCATTGTTGCTGGAAATGCGTGGAAAGGCATGGACATGCTCATTTTCAACTCGTGGCATTGGTGGACCCACACTGGAAAATCTCAAGGGTATGCTTGGTTTATTTAGAATCAATCATTATAGTTGCTGCAAAAAATTTAATACCTATTAGGATAAAGATAAATAGTACAAAATTTCAACATAATCTcattacatttaaatttaacatgGGAGGATCTATTTTAATGTAGAATCGCAAGTTCAAAGATTTTTACAGTCAGCATTTGATTCTGCTGTGAATATTACCTCATTGATTCACTGGCCCTTTTGTTTTCCGCTCTGACCTAACGGTTGTTGATAATGGTCATATTTTCAGATGGGATTATATTAGAGATGGACACAATCTGGTTAAGGACATGGACCGTTTGGAGGCATACAATAAAGGTTTAACCACTTGGGCTAAATGGGTTGAACAGAATGTTGATCCTTCCAAAACTAAAGTCTTCTTTCAAGGCATTTCTCCTGGACATTATCAGTAAGTAACcccttctctcttctttctcttaaAAGTTGATTGGAGCAAAGGCCCAATTTTGCTTTGTAGTTTGTATTTTGCAAGATACGTATAATTGAGATTATAACATTAGCTGATTTTCCATACttatcatttatcaataactaaaatttgTGTTCAAAATTCCCTTGTTTATAAGATTGATTTAATTGAAAATCAAGCAAATATCAATAATAGTTTAGACAAAAATCACAAGATGTTAATATATAAACAAAGAGATATAAATGAAGACCATAAATATAAAACCTTGTGTAATGAATGTTTTACATAACCAtcagaaaacaataaaagaaaatggaacAAAAATGGGTTAGAAGTAAGATTATTAGAAGTATTTGATATTTGCAATATTTCAGAACTGAAACGTATTTGAGGATATCTTTGTAATTCAAACAGAGGCAAGGATTGGAACCAACCAAAAAAAACCTGTAGTGGAGAGCTTCAACCAATATCTGGATCAGCATATCCAGCAGGTCTACCTCCAGCAACTACCACATTGAACAATGTGTTAAGGAAGATGAGTACTCCAGTTTATCTACTTGATATAACACTCCTCTCACAGTTAAGGAAAGATGCTCACCCTTCTGCTTATAGTGGGTCCCATAAAGGCAATGACTGCAGCCACTGGTGCCTACCAGGATTACCTGACACTTGGAACCAGCTCCTATATGCAGTTCTTACCAGATGAAGGTGAAGGCCCCATACAAATTGATCCTTCTCTTTATCCCGTGGTTATATATTCAGCTAGTGAATTtagaatttctttattatttgggGGGGAATATATAGATACTAAAGAGGGGTGGAacttaattgtaaaattatatataggaTTCTTGGAAGAATAATTTACAACACAAAATAAGTTCGTTAGAGATCAAAATTGTTGCATACCAAGATTGAATAACAGAATGATGTTGAACTCTATTATTGATTGATGCACCGGCCATGTATAACATCCCATACTTGTGACAGCTACAAGGTTATTGACTTATTGCAACTATGAAACTGTTTCCTTCCTTCCAAGAAATTAGGAAAGGGTCTTACTGCATTTTACTACTACTTTCAAGCATGTCGACAGTGAAACATGAGAATGCTGTTTACGTAAACTAtacaattatttcatttttctttgctAATCATTATTAGGTTAATGTGCAAAGGgacaaaaatataacaattagaTCGAACTAAAAAGGACTTTGAGAAGTGACACCTAGGCTAACCTACTAACCTAGTATATAAACATCACGCGTAAAATTCACTATTGCACAATGTGAAATGCGCTAGAGGGCATAAATTTAGAAACCCAACTAATACAGTCGAGAAAGTGGTATAGGACCCATAGTTAGTCTTTGACATGTCAATAAGTTAGAGGTGATTTGCTTTATAGATGTTAGCCTTCATCTAAATGTCCCTTGCTAAACTATCAGACTTATTGGACCAAACAACCTTCTCCTCTTTGGTTAAAATTTCTTCATCAATCAACACACATCCATCCTAATCAACGGTTAGAGGATGAAACCTTGCTAAATGAGCCATTATTTCTACTTTCTCTTAGTATAGGTTCACTGACCAAATATCTCACGCAACAGACACAAAGTTAATCCagcattatttaatattttatttatataaattaaaattgacgtaatatatatatatatatatatatatatataatattatgaataatttaatcaccttctttattgtttaatttttataaaatttgatacaaatatataatttgaacaCCCTTGATTAACCAAGTGAAAGACTCGGAAAGAGTCAGATTCAACTGTAATTTTCCTGAAATCACAGTTCCAAGTCAACTGGAGACCATGGAAAATCGCCTAAAGCTCAGCaatggtgataaaaaaaagtcctcaactTTGTAATAAAATTCACACAAGAAATACCTTCTATCAGATGGAGGCATCACGATTGACTTTGACGGAATCAATAGGAGGAGGATTCCAGCATGTAGAATCTATTCCCGTGGCATTAAAATTGATGATAAATCTGCCTTCAATCAAATGTTAGCCAAGGAAAGGTCATGAATAGTCATGGCAGGCCTTATGTTATGCGCTACCCATTTATAGATGTCCATTTATAActtgaccaaaaataaaaaaacgcaCATTTATCACTCATACGTACCAAAAGAAGTTCATACTTAGGGATTATCTTCCCGGAAGAAAATCTTTCACATCCAAtactttttgaaatattttaaaattatcttctttttttaaaaaaatatttcaaaaacacatgAATTTGTAATTCATAAAAATCATACGGATTATCCGTATGATTCTTATGGATTGTGAATCCATAATGGCCGGGTTTACCTCCTTGTCACCGCCGCGCCAACTCCGCTGCGCCACAAACCTCATCGACCGCTGCGTCGTACCACTTCGTGAACCACTATGCCAACTCTGCCGCACCGTAGCACCGCCACCTCCTCGCCACTGCTGCCGCCCTCGGCTTCAACCTCACCTCGGAGCGCCTCCCCCTCACGCTGCCTACGTACTTTGCCACCACCATCTCTTCCCTTGATGCCTCCAAGGCAGGGCTGGACCCCGTGGCACTCCCTGCCCTTGTGTCCTTCATGGCCATTGCCCTCCCTCTCGTCCCACCTAGTGGCATCGCCAAGCCGGAGTTGCGTGAGGCTGCTGAGATCCTCATGATAACGCTGGCTAGGGAGGGGGAGGGAGTGGACATGACGTGCGTGAGATTCATGGCCTTATAGATTGACAATCCATAATGGTCTTACGAATTGTGGATTCGTAATGATCTTACGGATTGATAATCCGTAATAACTATAAGTAAGGATGTCTTTAGCTTTTCACTCTCATGGTTAGGTGTAGAAGAAAAATGACGAGGACAGGAAGAAAATCCCTCACACTTATCACTCTTAGTCTCACTAAACCAAAATCTAAAATAGGATTCACTCATATCCACCCCACACACGCACattcaggaaaaaaaacacTCACACATCATATTGTTATAAATGTTGGGTGAGATGTTacggattttttaaaatacatatcaTTATTTCTGTACAATAATAGTCATTGtgtctaaaaaaattcaatgacattgaaacaaatatttattacctCAGTAAGACTACCTATATAAACATGGAAAATATTTAAAGAGAGGGGAAAACAAAATAGTACAGTATTTGAAAGGCTACAGataatttaagaataaagaGAGGAAATTTACAAGTTTTTTAAGTTACACGCGCGTAGCGTGAGTATGGTAAGAGTCTATAGTCTAATTATTATTTCAGCGCATTTCCACTAAAGTATTGCAATCCTTGAACTAAGTTGAACCGTAAGAGTGAATTGGATTTGGAATTGAAATGAAAGTCCGGTCATTTAAGCAAATGGGCGCCTATTTTAGTTACACTGGTGCTCATATATTACGATTAGAGGTGGTTTCTAGATTCTAGACGGTGGCTTCTGTTCTCTCCTGCACTCGGATTCTCCATTGCTGGACCTTGGATGGATTGTGATTTGTCAAAGGATAAAATAAGGAACCAATGGAATGATAAATGGCTGAAAAAGTAACACATGGAAATGTGCATCACTAATGTTATTATAAATTCTCATCtttgcatttaaaaaataacgttattataaaatattagtcATGTTAACACTCATCTCCTCGCCCCCTAGAAAGTATTATATAATTCCTTTTaagtttcattatattttaaaagaacgAATAGTCCAATTGATCCCGAAGGATATTCATTcttaagtgataaaaaaaagttaaaattcttCAAAGtgcatttctttttatcaaattaatattcATGAGTGTTGAGAATTAATTTGACTGATGGAATATACACATTTAAGGACTAATATCAAGATTAATACATACTTAGGACCAcaactatatataatttttagcaTTCAAGTGAATAACATGACTAGTAGTGTTTTATCTTGCATGTACTAATTAATTtgactattttttattcaataaaatgatATCAGTCTTAAGAAAAGTGAATAACAGCTGGTGCTTATTAATAGACAATACAACTCTACCTTTTTATTGAAATCTTTGTagcactattttttttctaatttatttcttatgttCAGTTTCGTAATTacattgaattaataaaaaaaggttatatataagtttttattagCCACAAAAGAACAACCGTCTCAACTAAATCAGTCAATGGATATGAATGAATCATGTAAACAAAATACTAGTATCAGGATTcgctaaaattaaaaaaaaaaaaaaaaaagacactatTAAGGAAGTGGTTTTGGGGGAATAACAACACCAACGTGAACGAGAGGAAAAAAATAGGTGCTACTGGTTGAGTGCATGTCTCGTTTCCCTTTCTCAGTCTTCATTAATAATTTAAGGTACACAagatttaaatactttttttaatttagtatttttttatttttgtccttacaattttgtttctttgttttaatctcgataaaacatatttattttactttttatccttaaaatactttaaataacaatttaaataataagtgttttgaacaataaaaaaatgttatctaaaatactttaaataacattttaaacaataagtgttttgaacaataaaaaaatgttatctaaaatatttaaagaaaaaaaataaaacaaatatagttTACCGGTAgtaaaaccaaacaaaaaatatgcaaGGATGAAAATGAAGAATCTAAAATGTAAGgagaaaaaaagtatttaagccATAATTTAATGAATGATGAATTATGATTGCACCCGGTAAAATGATGGCCATTCTATTGGTATTC of the Glycine max cultivar Williams 82 chromosome 13, Glycine_max_v4.0, whole genome shotgun sequence genome contains:
- the LOC100816827 gene encoding protein trichome birefringence-like 38 isoform X1, which encodes MTHKHTQVSFTVPLFIFHFFRLINLFMGFRITTTLSLLCLFWFLSLHQARAAKFHNVSGLRGNNLVVANGCNLFLGSWVVDTSYPLYNSSTCPFIDPQFDCQKYGRPDKQYLKYAWKPESCALPRFDGVDFLNRWRGKKIMFVGDSLSLNMWRSLTCVIHASVPNAKTGFLRNESLSTVTFQDYGLTIQLYRTPYLVDIIRENVGPVLTLDSIVAGNAWKGMDMLIFNSWHWWTHTGKSQGWDYIRDGHNLVKDMDRLEAYNKGLTTWAKWVEQNVDPSKTKVFFQGISPGHYQGKDWNQPKKTCSGELQPISGSAYPAGLPPATTTLNNVLRKMSTPVYLLDITLLSQLRKDAHPSAYSGSHKGNDCSHWCLPGLPDTWNQLLYAVLTR
- the LOC100816827 gene encoding protein trichome birefringence-like 38 isoform X2; this translates as MEWNAKNISVHPVKWITTTLSLLCLFWFLSLHQARAAKFHNVSGLRGNNLVVANGCNLFLGSWVVDTSYPLYNSSTCPFIDPQFDCQKYGRPDKQYLKYAWKPESCALPRFDGVDFLNRWRGKKIMFVGDSLSLNMWRSLTCVIHASVPNAKTGFLRNESLSTVTFQDYGLTIQLYRTPYLVDIIRENVGPVLTLDSIVAGNAWKGMDMLIFNSWHWWTHTGKSQGWDYIRDGHNLVKDMDRLEAYNKGLTTWAKWVEQNVDPSKTKVFFQGISPGHYQGKDWNQPKKTCSGELQPISGSAYPAGLPPATTTLNNVLRKMSTPVYLLDITLLSQLRKDAHPSAYSGSHKGNDCSHWCLPGLPDTWNQLLYAVLTR
- the LOC100816827 gene encoding protein trichome birefringence-like 38 isoform X3, which produces MTHKHTQVSFTVPLFIFHFFRLINLFMGFRITTTLSLLCLFWFLSLHQARAAKFHNFDCQKYGRPDKQYLKYAWKPESCALPRFDGVDFLNRWRGKKIMFVGDSLSLNMWRSLTCVIHASVPNAKTGFLRNESLSTVTFQDYGLTIQLYRTPYLVDIIRENVGPVLTLDSIVAGNAWKGMDMLIFNSWHWWTHTGKSQGWDYIRDGHNLVKDMDRLEAYNKGLTTWAKWVEQNVDPSKTKVFFQGISPGHYQGKDWNQPKKTCSGELQPISGSAYPAGLPPATTTLNNVLRKMSTPVYLLDITLLSQLRKDAHPSAYSGSHKGNDCSHWCLPGLPDTWNQLLYAVLTR